One Sagittula stellata E-37 genomic window carries:
- a CDS encoding ABC transporter ATP-binding protein: MKMSSLDRIPTAPIAKPQGTGAIGIETVGMTMRFGNFTALDNVSIRVKPGSFHALLGENGAGKSTLVKCIMGFYHATSGNLLIDGFDGDVADPKDAHAKGLGMVYQHFTLVPALTVAENLVISRADVPAVIDWQKEMRDLSAFMDAMPFRVPLAEPVHRLAAGEKQKLEILKQLYLGRRFLILDEPTSVLTPDEADEVLGHVRKLCEAGTLSVLMISHKFREVTAFADEVSVLRRGKYTGGGIVKDLSHADMAAMMMGDAKPADAAPRAKTSGETVLALDGIRATDRSGLGQIAIDGLKVRAGEVVGIAGISGNGQMELMEILTGQRTPSAGTMTVHGVPYGATRAEERRLKVRYLPEEPLQNACAPRMTVAENIGFRSFETGRDRPRFWLAPRAMKQKADRLVAEYKVKCASIESPIAALSGGNVQRAVLARELDGDVDLLVISNPCFGLDFTAVAEIRSRIMTARNGGAAVLLMSEDLDEILELADRVLVMSEGALVYECTAAEADVPTIGHHMGGHA; encoded by the coding sequence ATGAAGATGTCGTCGCTCGACCGGATCCCCACCGCCCCCATCGCCAAACCGCAGGGCACCGGCGCCATCGGGATCGAGACGGTCGGCATGACCATGCGCTTCGGCAATTTCACGGCGCTCGACAATGTGTCGATCCGTGTGAAGCCGGGCAGCTTCCACGCGCTGCTGGGCGAAAACGGCGCGGGCAAGTCGACCCTCGTCAAATGCATCATGGGGTTCTACCACGCCACCTCCGGCAACCTTCTGATCGACGGTTTCGACGGCGATGTGGCCGATCCGAAGGACGCCCACGCCAAGGGGCTGGGCATGGTCTACCAGCACTTCACGCTGGTTCCGGCGCTGACAGTGGCGGAAAACCTCGTCATCAGCCGGGCCGACGTGCCCGCGGTCATCGACTGGCAAAAGGAGATGCGCGACTTGTCTGCCTTCATGGATGCGATGCCGTTCCGCGTTCCCCTTGCGGAACCCGTGCATCGTCTTGCGGCGGGCGAGAAGCAGAAGCTGGAAATCCTCAAGCAACTGTATCTCGGCCGCCGCTTCCTGATCCTGGACGAGCCCACCTCCGTCCTGACGCCCGACGAGGCGGACGAGGTGCTGGGCCATGTCCGCAAGCTGTGCGAGGCCGGGACGCTCTCGGTCCTGATGATCTCGCACAAGTTCCGCGAGGTGACCGCCTTTGCCGACGAAGTCTCTGTCCTCAGGCGTGGCAAATATACCGGCGGCGGCATAGTGAAGGACCTCAGCCACGCCGACATGGCCGCGATGATGATGGGCGACGCAAAGCCTGCCGACGCCGCCCCGCGCGCGAAAACCAGTGGCGAGACGGTTCTGGCGCTCGACGGCATCCGCGCGACCGACCGCTCCGGCCTGGGGCAGATCGCCATCGACGGGCTGAAGGTCCGCGCGGGCGAAGTCGTCGGCATCGCGGGCATCTCCGGCAACGGCCAGATGGAGCTCATGGAAATCCTCACCGGCCAGCGCACACCCTCGGCGGGCACGATGACGGTGCACGGCGTCCCCTACGGCGCCACCCGGGCCGAAGAACGCCGCCTGAAGGTCCGCTACCTGCCCGAAGAGCCGCTGCAGAACGCCTGCGCGCCGCGCATGACAGTGGCCGAGAACATCGGTTTCCGGTCGTTCGAGACGGGCCGCGACAGGCCGCGCTTCTGGCTTGCCCCGCGCGCCATGAAGCAGAAGGCCGACCGTCTCGTGGCTGAGTACAAGGTCAAGTGCGCCTCCATCGAAAGCCCCATCGCGGCGCTTTCGGGCGGCAACGTGCAGCGTGCCGTGCTGGCCCGCGAACTGGACGGAGACGTGGACCTGCTGGTGATCTCCAACCCCTGTTTCGGGCTGGACTTCACCGCCGTGGCCGAGATCCGGTCGCGCATCATGACCGCCCGCAACGGTGGGGCGGCGGTGCTTCTGATGAGCGAAGACCTCGACGAGATCCTCGAACTGGCCGACCGCGTGCTGGTCATGTCCGAGGGCGCGCTGGTCTACGAATGCACCGCCGCCGAAGCGGACGTGCCCACCATCGGTCATCACATGGGAGGTCACGCATGA
- a CDS encoding cysteine hydrolase family protein: MRIAAQPFPLDLDPATAALIVIDMQRDFIEPGGFGASLGNDVTRLQAIVPATARLIDGCRKAGIPVIHTRECHKPDLSDCPPAKRLRGAPSLRIGDAGPMGRVLIAGEPGAEIVPDLAPIPGEKVIDKPGKGAFYATDLGPYLACLGTKTLIFAGVTTEVCVQTTMREANDRGFDGLLAEDATESYFPEFKQAALQMIRAQGAIVGWTAPVATILTALDMADA; encoded by the coding sequence ATGAGGATCGCCGCACAGCCCTTTCCGCTGGACCTCGACCCCGCGACCGCCGCGCTGATCGTGATCGACATGCAGCGCGACTTCATCGAACCGGGTGGGTTCGGCGCCTCGCTGGGCAACGACGTGACCCGGCTTCAAGCCATCGTGCCCGCGACCGCCCGGCTGATCGACGGGTGCCGCAAGGCCGGCATCCCGGTGATCCACACCCGTGAATGCCACAAGCCCGATCTGTCGGACTGCCCGCCCGCCAAGCGTCTGCGCGGGGCGCCTTCGCTCCGGATCGGGGACGCGGGGCCGATGGGCCGCGTCCTCATCGCCGGAGAGCCGGGGGCCGAGATCGTCCCGGACCTCGCGCCGATCCCCGGCGAGAAGGTCATCGACAAACCGGGGAAGGGGGCTTTCTACGCCACCGACCTCGGACCCTACCTCGCCTGTCTCGGAACGAAGACCCTGATCTTCGCCGGTGTCACGACGGAGGTCTGTGTCCAGACCACCATGCGCGAGGCCAACGACCGTGGTTTCGACGGCCTGCTGGCCGAGGACGCAACCGAAAGCTACTTCCCCGAATTCAAGCAGGCCGCGCTGCAGATGATCCGCGCGCAGGGCGCCATTGTCGGCTGGACGGCACCGGTGGCCACGATCCTCACGGCGCTGGACATGGCCGATGCCTGA
- a CDS encoding cupin domain-containing protein — translation MPETLSIAALTAGSWRTMTFAPFRDGIEMCTIAEGSPQVALLRYEPGAAAPRHRHSGMETVLVLDGSQSDENGHYPTGSLVLNPEGSVHTVRSDEGCVVLIQWTKPVEFLEGD, via the coding sequence ATGCCTGAGACACTGTCCATTGCGGCCCTCACCGCTGGAAGCTGGCGCACCATGACCTTCGCCCCGTTCCGCGACGGGATCGAGATGTGCACCATCGCCGAAGGCTCTCCCCAGGTCGCGCTCCTGCGCTACGAGCCCGGTGCCGCCGCGCCCCGCCACAGGCACAGCGGCATGGAAACCGTGCTGGTTCTGGACGGCAGCCAGAGCGACGAGAACGGGCACTACCCCACGGGCAGCCTCGTGCTGAACCCCGAAGGCAGCGTGCATACCGTGCGCTCGGACGAAGGCTGCGTCGTGCTGATCCAGTGGACGAAGCCGGTGGAATTTCTGGAAGGTGACTGA
- the atzF gene encoding allophanate hydrolase, with the protein MNVMTHQAPDLRIGALHDLYAAGTTPDTVIAAVYARIAEVGDPGIFIALRDRAEVVAEAMALPPFDPEAYPLWGVPFAVKDNIDVEGLPTTAACPAFAYEPAEDAFVVARLRAAGALVIGKTNLDQFATGLVGMRSPYAVPFNAVDPEIVPGGSSSGSAVAVAQGIVSFALGTDTAGSGRVPAALNNIVGFKPSLGLLSATGMVPACRTLDTISIFSAGVADGWRALQVAAGYDAADAYSRDLPAPALDTRETLTVAIPDAASAKFFDDTLQAEAFAAATARLMDMGVTVEEIDLTPFYDVAQMLYSGAWVAERKAAMEDIMAVEPDVVHPVTRAIVSAADRLTAVDAFRGFYRLADLRRAVQPVLERYDMLIVPTVPTFYTRADLEADPVEPNSRFGTYTNFVNLLDMCGLAVPTRPRSDGRPGSLTLLAASGRDGLLAALAARIETDAAVTPGNGLAIPMPLPLPTCARNETVIAAVGAHMSGLPLNGELTRLGARCLGPARTSADYRLFQLPGRGVPKPGLLWVNRGGKAIEIELWAVPTAAVGAFMAGIPSPLSIGTLTLEDEQTCKGFLVEAAAVEGAEDITAFGGWRAFLHSLTPTPA; encoded by the coding sequence ATGAACGTGATGACGCATCAGGCGCCCGACCTGCGGATCGGCGCGCTGCACGACCTCTATGCCGCGGGCACCACGCCCGACACGGTGATCGCCGCCGTCTATGCCCGGATCGCCGAGGTCGGCGACCCCGGCATCTTCATCGCGCTGCGCGACCGGGCCGAGGTCGTGGCAGAAGCCATGGCCCTGCCGCCCTTCGACCCGGAGGCCTATCCGCTTTGGGGGGTGCCCTTCGCCGTGAAGGACAACATCGACGTCGAGGGCCTGCCCACCACAGCCGCCTGTCCCGCCTTCGCCTACGAACCCGCCGAGGACGCCTTTGTCGTCGCCCGCCTGCGTGCCGCCGGGGCGCTGGTGATCGGCAAGACCAACCTCGACCAGTTCGCCACGGGCCTCGTCGGGATGCGCTCTCCCTACGCCGTGCCGTTCAATGCCGTCGATCCGGAGATCGTCCCGGGCGGCTCCTCCTCCGGGTCTGCCGTGGCCGTGGCGCAGGGCATCGTCAGCTTCGCGCTGGGCACCGACACCGCCGGATCGGGGCGGGTGCCTGCCGCGCTCAACAACATCGTCGGATTCAAACCCTCGCTCGGGCTGCTCAGCGCCACCGGCATGGTGCCCGCCTGCCGGACGCTCGACACGATCTCCATCTTCTCGGCAGGGGTGGCGGACGGCTGGCGGGCGTTGCAGGTTGCCGCCGGCTACGATGCCGCCGACGCCTATTCCCGCGACCTGCCCGCGCCCGCGCTCGACACGCGCGAGACACTGACCGTTGCGATCCCGGACGCGGCCTCGGCAAAGTTCTTCGACGACACCCTGCAGGCAGAAGCCTTCGCCGCTGCCACCGCGCGGCTGATGGACATGGGCGTGACTGTCGAGGAAATCGACCTGACGCCGTTCTACGACGTGGCGCAGATGTTGTACTCGGGCGCATGGGTGGCCGAACGCAAGGCCGCGATGGAAGACATCATGGCGGTCGAACCCGACGTTGTGCACCCGGTCACACGGGCCATCGTTTCGGCTGCCGACCGGCTCACCGCCGTTGACGCCTTTCGGGGGTTCTACCGCCTCGCCGACCTGCGTCGCGCGGTCCAGCCGGTGCTCGAACGCTACGACATGCTGATCGTGCCCACCGTGCCGACCTTCTACACCCGCGCCGATCTGGAGGCCGACCCGGTCGAGCCCAACTCCCGTTTCGGCACCTACACCAACTTCGTCAACCTCTTGGACATGTGCGGCCTTGCCGTGCCCACCAGGCCGCGCAGCGACGGGCGTCCCGGCAGCCTCACCCTGCTGGCCGCTTCGGGCAGGGACGGGCTTCTGGCGGCGCTGGCCGCCCGGATCGAGACGGATGCCGCTGTCACGCCCGGCAACGGTCTTGCCATCCCCATGCCCTTGCCGCTTCCGACGTGCGCCCGGAACGAAACCGTGATTGCGGCCGTGGGGGCGCATATGTCCGGCCTACCGCTCAATGGCGAGCTGACCCGCCTCGGCGCCCGCTGCCTCGGCCCCGCCCGGACCAGCGCGGACTACCGTCTGTTCCAGCTGCCCGGGCGCGGTGTGCCGAAGCCGGGCCTCCTGTGGGTGAACCGTGGCGGCAAGGCGATCGAGATCGAGCTCTGGGCTGTGCCCACCGCCGCTGTCGGCGCCTTCATGGCCGGTATCCCTTCTCCCCTGTCCATCGGCACGCTGACGCTGGAGGACGAACAAACCTGCAAGGGTTTCCTGGTCGAGGCGGCGGCGGTCGAGGGCGCAGAGGACATCACCGCGTTCGGCGGCTGGCGGGCCTTCCTTCACTCCCTCACGCCCACCCCAGCCTGA
- a CDS encoding acyl-CoA dehydrogenase family protein, with product MAHDGQDLGQGRVILPDLLSLTGAAVAPVEQVFEAARARVRELVSVDGRVSARAVEDNQTAAHGLAWFATYLESLRQMQGWAEKLTAEGTFGEVEQLLHQIAFGEYLAQIMGGIQMNQGEMVRLANLGVTPAEAAPLASEAIVTLTLNANSQAARTRLVELMEERSAEITVGRSGLDEELEMIREQFRRYAVDKVEPFAHEWHLKDELIPMEVIEELSEMGVFGLTIPEEHGGFGLSKASMCVVSEELSRGYIGVGSLGTRSEIAAELIIAGGTEEQKAKWLPKLASGEVLPTAVFTEPNTGSDLGSLRTRAVKDENGDYRVTGNKTWITHAARTHIMTLLARTDPSTDNYKGLSMFIAEKTPGTDEAPFPTEGMTGGEIEVLGYRGMKEYELGFDNFKVKGENLLGGVEGNGFKQLMETFESARIQTAARAIGVAQAALDVGMRYALDRKQFGKALIKFPRVSGKLAMMAVEVMIARQLTYFSAREKDEGRRCDLEAGMAKLLGARVAWAAADNALQIHGGNGFALEYTVSRILCDARILNIFEGAAEIQAQVIARRLLG from the coding sequence ATGGCGCATGATGGACAAGACCTGGGCCAGGGCCGCGTGATCCTGCCCGACCTTCTGAGCCTGACCGGCGCGGCGGTAGCCCCGGTGGAACAGGTGTTCGAGGCCGCACGCGCGCGCGTGCGCGAATTGGTCAGCGTGGACGGTCGCGTATCGGCCCGCGCGGTGGAGGACAACCAGACCGCTGCACACGGCCTCGCGTGGTTCGCCACCTACCTCGAGTCGCTGCGCCAGATGCAGGGCTGGGCAGAGAAGCTGACAGCCGAAGGGACCTTCGGAGAGGTCGAGCAACTGCTGCACCAGATCGCCTTTGGCGAGTACCTCGCGCAGATCATGGGCGGCATCCAGATGAACCAGGGCGAGATGGTGCGCCTTGCCAACCTGGGCGTGACCCCCGCCGAAGCCGCGCCGCTGGCCAGCGAGGCCATCGTCACTTTGACGCTGAATGCCAACAGCCAGGCCGCGCGGACCCGGTTGGTGGAACTGATGGAGGAACGCTCGGCCGAAATCACGGTCGGCCGCAGCGGTCTCGACGAAGAGCTGGAGATGATCCGCGAGCAGTTCCGCCGGTACGCCGTCGACAAGGTGGAGCCCTTTGCCCACGAATGGCACCTGAAGGACGAGCTGATCCCGATGGAGGTCATCGAGGAACTGTCGGAGATGGGCGTCTTCGGCCTGACCATCCCCGAAGAGCACGGCGGCTTCGGCCTGTCCAAGGCGTCGATGTGCGTGGTGTCGGAGGAGCTGTCGCGCGGGTATATCGGCGTCGGCTCGCTCGGCACCCGGTCCGAGATCGCCGCAGAGTTGATCATCGCGGGCGGCACGGAGGAGCAGAAGGCGAAGTGGCTGCCAAAGCTCGCCTCGGGCGAAGTGCTGCCCACCGCCGTCTTCACCGAGCCGAACACCGGGTCCGACCTCGGATCGCTCCGGACGCGGGCGGTGAAGGACGAGAACGGCGACTACCGGGTCACCGGCAACAAGACGTGGATCACCCACGCCGCCCGGACCCACATCATGACGCTACTGGCGCGCACAGATCCGTCGACGGACAACTACAAGGGTCTGTCGATGTTCATCGCCGAAAAGACGCCGGGCACCGACGAGGCACCCTTCCCCACCGAGGGCATGACCGGCGGCGAGATCGAGGTGCTGGGTTACCGGGGCATGAAAGAGTACGAGCTGGGCTTCGACAACTTCAAGGTCAAGGGCGAGAACCTGCTGGGCGGCGTCGAGGGCAACGGCTTCAAGCAGCTGATGGAGACGTTCGAATCGGCGCGCATCCAGACGGCGGCGCGGGCCATCGGCGTGGCGCAAGCGGCGCTGGACGTGGGCATGCGCTACGCGCTGGACCGCAAGCAGTTCGGCAAGGCGCTGATCAAGTTCCCGCGCGTGTCGGGCAAGTTGGCGATGATGGCGGTCGAGGTGATGATCGCACGGCAACTGACGTATTTCTCGGCGCGGGAGAAAGACGAGGGCCGGCGCTGCGACCTTGAGGCCGGGATGGCGAAGCTGCTGGGCGCGCGTGTCGCCTGGGCCGCAGCGGACAACGCGCTGCAGATCCACGGCGGGAACGGTTTCGCGCTGGAATACACCGTGTCGCGCATCCTGTGCGACGCCCGCATCCTCAACATCTTCGAGGGCGCGGCGGAAATTCAGGCGCAGGTCATCGCGCGGCGTTTGCTGGGCTGA
- a CDS encoding sulfite exporter TauE/SafE family protein — MTALLPDLALPVLLAAIAIGFVAGVVKGMVGFAMPMIMISGLTSLLPPELALAGLILPTLVTNGMQALRQGAGAAWQSLKRFRLFLAVGLVFLLGSAQLVAVLPVQWLLLAIGLPISVFAMLQLAGWQLKLAPGTRPGLEAGIGAFAGFIGGLSGVWGPPTVAYLTAIGTEKTEQMRVQGVIYGLGAVALTIAHIGSGVLNERSVWFSALLLPTAVCGMWIGNRIQDRIDQRAFRRATLAVLLVAGLNLIRRAMMG; from the coding sequence ATGACCGCTTTGCTGCCCGATCTCGCCCTGCCTGTCCTGCTGGCCGCCATAGCCATCGGATTCGTGGCGGGCGTCGTCAAGGGAATGGTCGGTTTCGCCATGCCGATGATCATGATCTCCGGCCTGACCAGCCTGCTGCCACCGGAACTGGCGCTCGCCGGTCTGATCCTGCCGACACTCGTCACCAACGGCATGCAGGCCCTCCGGCAGGGGGCAGGCGCCGCGTGGCAGTCGCTCAAGCGGTTCCGGCTGTTCCTGGCGGTCGGACTGGTGTTCCTGCTGGGGTCCGCACAACTGGTGGCGGTCTTGCCGGTGCAGTGGCTGCTGCTGGCAATCGGCCTGCCGATCTCCGTCTTCGCCATGCTGCAACTGGCCGGATGGCAACTGAAGCTCGCCCCCGGCACGCGCCCCGGGCTCGAAGCCGGGATCGGCGCCTTCGCGGGGTTCATCGGCGGGCTGTCCGGCGTCTGGGGGCCGCCGACTGTGGCCTACCTGACCGCCATCGGCACCGAGAAGACCGAGCAGATGCGCGTTCAGGGCGTGATCTACGGTCTGGGTGCGGTGGCGCTGACCATTGCGCACATCGGGTCGGGCGTGCTGAACGAACGGTCGGTCTGGTTCTCGGCCTTGCTGCTGCCCACCGCCGTCTGCGGCATGTGGATCGGCAACCGCATCCAGGACCGCATCGACCAGCGCGCCTTCCGCCGCGCCACGCTGGCCGTGCTGCTGGTGGCGGGTCTGAACCTGATCCGTCGCGCCATGATGGGCTGA
- the amrB gene encoding AmmeMemoRadiSam system protein B produces the protein MTSTRQPAVAGRFYPGQPGALAAEVAALLDGAPTAPEPPVAVISPHAGYRFSGRLTARALATTREAAPKSIAVLSPSHRHAFDGIAAPSQDAFALPTGTQRIDIATRAAMVAAGLIHVEDAAHDQEHGVEVQLPVLHALHPDVPVLPLVIGRTGNDRVAALVDALPEGTLIVLSSDLSHFLTRDDARAKDARTAERLETGAAPDLHPEEACGARAIAGFFASRLAEGTRLTRLAMANSGEVTGDESRTVGYGAWAITAGQAACLDKDLRSRLLRAAREALASSLRRGTPPVIDTASFPAPLQTFGASFVTLEQKGQLRGCMGSLRAHRPLVEDVTVNIQKSAFEDPRFRRLKERELKRTAIKIAILSPARRVSFANLQDLLSQLVPGRDGLILRDADRAGTFLPMVWEKLPDPRAFVEALMVKAGLPGDHWSDTLTVDRFHAETFAEA, from the coding sequence ATGACCAGCACACGACAGCCCGCCGTCGCGGGGCGATTCTACCCGGGCCAGCCCGGCGCGCTGGCGGCCGAGGTGGCGGCGCTGCTGGACGGCGCGCCCACTGCCCCCGAACCGCCCGTTGCCGTGATCTCGCCCCACGCGGGCTACCGCTTCTCGGGGCGTCTGACCGCGCGGGCGCTGGCCACGACCCGGGAGGCCGCGCCCAAGTCCATCGCCGTGTTGTCACCCTCGCACCGGCACGCCTTCGACGGCATCGCCGCGCCGTCGCAGGACGCCTTCGCCCTGCCCACGGGGACGCAGCGCATCGACATCGCCACGCGTGCCGCGATGGTCGCCGCCGGTTTGATCCATGTGGAGGACGCCGCCCACGATCAGGAGCACGGTGTCGAGGTGCAGCTTCCCGTCCTCCACGCTCTGCATCCCGATGTGCCCGTCCTGCCGCTGGTGATCGGGCGGACTGGCAACGATCGGGTGGCGGCGCTGGTGGATGCGCTGCCCGAGGGCACGCTGATTGTCCTTTCTTCCGACCTCAGCCACTTTCTGACCCGCGATGACGCGCGGGCGAAGGACGCCCGCACCGCCGAACGGCTGGAAACCGGTGCCGCCCCCGACCTGCACCCAGAAGAAGCCTGCGGCGCACGCGCCATCGCCGGTTTCTTCGCCTCGCGACTGGCCGAGGGCACGCGGCTGACCCGTCTGGCCATGGCGAACTCGGGCGAGGTGACGGGGGACGAGAGCCGCACCGTGGGCTACGGCGCCTGGGCGATCACGGCGGGGCAGGCGGCCTGCCTGGACAAGGACCTGCGCAGCCGACTTCTCCGCGCAGCGCGCGAGGCGCTGGCCTCCAGCCTCCGCCGGGGCACACCGCCGGTCATCGACACGGCCAGCTTCCCGGCGCCGCTGCAGACCTTTGGGGCGAGTTTCGTGACGCTGGAACAGAAGGGGCAGTTGCGCGGCTGCATGGGCAGTCTCAGGGCACATCGCCCCCTGGTCGAAGACGTGACCGTCAACATCCAGAAATCCGCTTTCGAGGACCCGCGCTTTCGCCGGCTGAAGGAACGGGAGCTGAAGCGGACCGCGATCAAGATCGCCATCCTGTCACCGGCGCGGCGGGTGAGCTTCGCGAACCTGCAGGATCTCCTGTCGCAACTGGTGCCGGGGCGCGACGGTCTGATCCTGCGCGATGCGGACCGCGCAGGGACCTTTTTGCCGATGGTCTGGGAAAAGCTGCCCGACCCCCGCGCCTTCGTCGAGGCGCTGATGGTCAAGGCCGGGCTGCCCGGGGATCACTGGAGCGATACGCTGACCGTCGACCGGTTCCACGCGGAAACCTTTGCCGAAGCGTGA